A section of the Bacteroidota bacterium genome encodes:
- a CDS encoding DinB family protein produces MYRTIEDFSKVWKYESEGTAKTLKYLTNSSLPIKVTEDGRSLGFLAWHIVLTLGEMGGHMGLSVNAPSENSEEPKEIEKIISTYELAAKSLEVDVQTKWNDAMLLEVIEMYGEKWRRGDALSSLIRHEIHHRAQMTVLMRQAGLKVPGIYGPAKEEWADIGMPVQK; encoded by the coding sequence ATGTATCGGACAATTGAAGATTTTAGTAAAGTGTGGAAATACGAAAGCGAGGGGACTGCGAAAACATTAAAATACTTAACCAATTCTTCGCTGCCAATTAAAGTTACGGAAGATGGCAGGTCGTTGGGCTTTCTTGCTTGGCATATTGTGTTAACATTAGGAGAGATGGGCGGACATATGGGGCTAAGTGTTAATGCGCCATCGGAAAATTCAGAAGAACCTAAAGAAATAGAAAAAATAATTTCTACTTATGAATTAGCTGCCAAATCGTTGGAAGTCGATGTTCAAACAAAGTGGAACGATGCGATGTTACTTGAAGTGATTGAGATGTACGGCGAAAAGTGGCGCCGAGGAGATGCTCTCTCATCTTTAATCAGACACGAAATACACCACCGCGCTCAAATGACAGTCCTGATGCGACAAGCCGGGTTAAAAGTCCCTGGCATCTACGGCCCTGCCAAGGAAGAATGGGCTGATATCGGGATGCCGGTACAAAAATGA